From the Edaphobacter bradus genome, the window CCCGCGCCAGCCGAGCCCCAGCCTCCGGCCCCGACCGTCACCTCCTCGCAGTCCGCCCCCACCAGCTCCGATGACCTCGTCCCGACCATCAAGGTCCAGGTCAACGAGGTCAACCTCATCTTCACCGTCACCGACAAGAAGGGCCGCTTCATCACCGGCCTCCAGCGCCAGAACTTCGGCCTCCTCGACAACCGCCTCCCGCCCGAAGCCGTCCTCCGCTTCGAGCAGCAGACCAATCTTCCCCTCCGCGTCGGCATCATGCTCGACACATCGAGCTCCATCCGCCAGCGCTTCCAGTTCGAGCAGGACTCCGCTATCGAGTTCCTCCTCCAGATCCTGCACCGCAACGACCGCGCCTTCGTCGAGGGATTCGACATCGAAACCGACGTTGCCCAGGGCTTCACCAACAACATCGACCTTCTCAACCAGGGCATCCGCAAGCTGCGTCCCGGCGGAGGCACAGCGCTCTACGACGCGCTCTACAAGACCTGTAAAGACCAGATGCTTACCCTGAAGGAGAACGGCGCCGTCCGCCGTGCCCTCATCCTCGTCTCCGACGGCGACGACAACTACAGCCGCGCCGAGCAGTCCGACGCCATCAAGATGTGCCAGCGCGCCGAGACCATCGTCTACAGCATCAGCACCAACGTCAGCCCTAGCAAAGACAAGGGCGACGACGTCCTGAAGACCATCTCCGAGGCCACCGGCGGCGAGGCCTTCTTCCCCACCAAGATCGAGGACGTAGCCACCGGCTTCCACAACATCCAGGAAGAGCTCCGCAGCCAGTACTCGCTCGTCTACCGCCCCGCCAACTTCAAGCAGGACGGCTCCTTCCGAACCATCTACCTGCAGGCCCTCGACCCCCGCTTCCACGTCCGAGCCAGCAAAGGCTACTTTGCCCCCCGCGCCACCCCATAGCGAGCGCTAACCTTCGAGATCCTTTCGCGCCTCCTCGCCCTCAACCACGAACGCGCCACCGCTCCAAACCAGACTGCCGTTTAGCTTCTTTTGAAACACTTGCAGAATTTTCCCCTCAAAAACAAAGGGAAAATTAGGTAGTGGGTCAGTTTGGAGTGAATGTCTGGAGTTTCCGAAAAGCCGACTTTGAAGGCAGTTCATGCGGCGCTTTTTGTGGGAGCGCTTCTTGCCCCGGTGTTCAGAAGTCCTGTCTCTCTACAACTAGAGCAGAGATGGTGAGGAATCCAATCACGATCGTCATCATGCTTGCCAAAACTGACCAAGGCAATGCCCCGGTTAGCTGGTAAGAGTGCATTTGGAAATAGCCCATGTTATGACCTGTCATAACATGCAGAACGTTTAGAGAGGGCAAAGTCTTCAGAATGGGGGAATTTACAGTGGCAATATAACCGAATAACGTACCCATACAGATCAGCGGAGTTGAGTACACCCCTACCGTGAAGCTTGACAGGAGAAAGGCCACAGCAAACCATACGGAGCCACATACAAACCAAAGGATGCTGAACCGTATTGCTTGGCCGATTGGATAGAACTGCGCCACCATTGGCGATAGGCAGATTATCGTCAAAGCAGGTACGAGAGCTAATACAGCGATCTCTAGCAGACCCACGGTCGCCCGGACTCCGGCGAATTCCCACCGACTGACAGGAAGCGTCAATGTAAGGGATGTCGTTCTTTCAGTTCTTTCTCGCGAGAGGCCGCCGATTCCCAAGAGCGTGGCAAATAAGAGAAATATCAAAACCGTTGCGTCGCCATACGTTGTTCTATAAATGTATTCGATGTACGAAATCTGCCTCGGAACGCCACGAATGTACTGACTGTGAAACAGGACGAACTGCCCGCAAGCTAGGGCCAGGAAGCAAACTGCCACGAAAAAGCGCGTCCGGCTTTCAAGCCAGGTTTTGTACCAAATCATACTCATCCCCCTTGACCTGTTCTAAAAACACTTCTCGCAAACTGCTCGGCGTCACCTCAAGCGACACAGGGTCAAAACTCCGAGCGAACTCTGCAATAGAGTCAGCGCCGTGGCTTGTAAGCAGGCTAATCTGTCGTCCATCCCTACGGATTGATAAAACGCCCGGCATGAGGAAGTCCGTATCAGGCAATTGGCGGGAAAAACCGAACGTTATTCGCCTGTATTTCTCGCGCAGTTCGTCGAGAGTAAACTCGCTCACCAGGCTCCCTCGGTCGAGTATGGACACCCGATCTGCGATGCGTTCGACCTCTGCGATTTGATGAGAGGAGAAGAACACCGTCGTGCCTTCAGATGAGGCGGATGTCATCTCCTCGAGCAACTGCTCTATCGAAACAGGGTCTAGCCCCTCGCTTGGCTCATCCAAAATAAGAAGCTCCGGGCGGCGTGCCAACGCTAGGA encodes:
- a CDS encoding VWA domain-containing protein, whose protein sequence is MPSLLTAALLFSTALSPASLRAQTQQPAPPLATQPAPAEPQPPAPTVTSSQSAPTSSDDLVPTIKVQVNEVNLIFTVTDKKGRFITGLQRQNFGLLDNRLPPEAVLRFEQQTNLPLRVGIMLDTSSSIRQRFQFEQDSAIEFLLQILHRNDRAFVEGFDIETDVAQGFTNNIDLLNQGIRKLRPGGGTALYDALYKTCKDQMLTLKENGAVRRALILVSDGDDNYSRAEQSDAIKMCQRAETIVYSISTNVSPSKDKGDDVLKTISEATGGEAFFPTKIEDVATGFHNIQEELRSQYSLVYRPANFKQDGSFRTIYLQALDPRFHVRASKGYFAPRATP
- a CDS encoding ABC transporter permease: MIWYKTWLESRTRFFVAVCFLALACGQFVLFHSQYIRGVPRQISYIEYIYRTTYGDATVLIFLLFATLLGIGGLSRERTERTTSLTLTLPVSRWEFAGVRATVGLLEIAVLALVPALTIICLSPMVAQFYPIGQAIRFSILWFVCGSVWFAVAFLLSSFTVGVYSTPLICMGTLFGYIATVNSPILKTLPSLNVLHVMTGHNMGYFQMHSYQLTGALPWSVLASMMTIVIGFLTISALVVERQDF
- a CDS encoding ABC transporter ATP-binding protein — translated: MSEQFVIETHGLSKTYGSHAAVRDLTLSVATGQITGFLGRNGAGKSTLIKMLLGLVHPTAGAATVLDHSIDAPKQNREMRRRVAYVAEDKPLYGYMTVEQMIAFTKSFYSDWRIEVEHRLMARFQLPHNRKIKALSKGMRTKLALLLALARRPELLILDEPSEGLDPVSIEQLLEEMTSASSEGTTVFFSSHQIAEVERIADRVSILDRGSLVSEFTLDELREKYRRITFGFSRQLPDTDFLMPGVLSIRRDGRQISLLTSHGADSIAEFARSFDPVSLEVTPSSLREVFLEQVKGDEYDLVQNLA